In Nitratiruptor sp. YY09-18, a single window of DNA contains:
- a CDS encoding globin, with product MKISPIKKNEKITFTNPPIEFFEAVGGVDGMREFMYSFYDKIYESEIAHFFPQDEEEFAKVKEKNTLFFIAICGGPKLYDIGSQDLNEYMIEFHEKFSIDERARIEWLGTMMETLEELDIPQELKQAFWDYVDNFSKLMVNRLNTSKTY from the coding sequence TTGAAAATAAGTCCAATAAAGAAGAATGAGAAAATAACATTTACAAACCCACCTATTGAATTTTTTGAAGCTGTAGGTGGAGTAGATGGTATGAGAGAATTTATGTATAGTTTCTATGATAAGATTTATGAGAGTGAAATTGCCCATTTTTTCCCACAGGATGAAGAAGAATTTGCAAAAGTCAAGGAGAAAAACACACTCTTTTTCATAGCTATTTGCGGAGGACCGAAACTCTATGACATAGGAAGCCAAGATCTAAACGAATATATGATTGAGTTTCACGAAAAGTTTTCTATCGACGAGAGAGCACGGATTGAGTGGCTTGGGACCATGATGGAGACGTTAGAAGAGTTAGATATTCCACAAGAGCTCAAGCAAGCATTTTGGGATTATGTGGATAATTTTTCGAAATTGATGGTAAATCGTCTCAATACATCTAAAACTTATTGA
- the mgtE gene encoding magnesium transporter, whose product MQKDEVLKIRHVLESEIKSGDISLHPTEIATYLKYLYNNDKFEFYETLKKLPEDVLGEVLLELPENIKDDAIEHLSAQKLAKAIEELDSDDAVDLVKDIEDVDEELEQEVLDNLDKEYKEEIEELSSYDEAHAGAYMQTEVFKAYEDETIKDALERLRQLKSQGELSNVHQVYVVDSDEKLKAIIPLDDLILYDFDTKLADIIKDKKYEPIAVRVDEPISDLIKKFEDYDLSVVAVVDDQGRLLGRITSDDVIDLVEDQATEQIYNLAGVEDEVEEEGDIKEVTKKRAWWLLINLGTAILASFVIGLFDETIQKYVALAVLMPIVASMGGNAGTQTLTVVVRKLALGEIDWQNAKKALFQETFISLANGLIFAVIMGAIAWIWFDDKMLGVVIALAMIINLLAAGFFGAIIPLFLKKIGQDPAVGSSVLLTTVTDVVGFFAFLGLAKLMLVH is encoded by the coding sequence ATGCAAAAGGATGAGGTCTTAAAAATACGCCATGTATTAGAGAGTGAAATAAAGAGTGGGGATATATCGCTTCATCCAACAGAGATCGCAACGTATTTGAAATATCTCTATAACAATGACAAGTTTGAGTTTTACGAGACACTCAAAAAGCTGCCAGAAGATGTTTTGGGTGAAGTGCTTTTGGAACTCCCAGAAAACATCAAAGATGATGCTATTGAGCATCTCTCAGCCCAAAAGCTTGCAAAGGCGATAGAAGAGCTCGATAGTGATGATGCAGTGGATCTTGTCAAGGATATCGAGGATGTTGATGAAGAGCTTGAGCAAGAGGTCCTTGATAACCTTGACAAAGAGTACAAAGAGGAGATCGAAGAGCTTAGTAGTTATGATGAGGCGCATGCTGGTGCATACATGCAAACAGAGGTCTTCAAAGCTTATGAAGATGAGACTATCAAAGATGCACTAGAGCGCTTACGTCAACTCAAATCTCAAGGCGAGCTCTCAAATGTCCATCAGGTCTATGTTGTAGATAGCGATGAAAAACTCAAAGCCATTATTCCTCTTGATGATTTGATTCTATACGATTTTGATACGAAACTCGCTGATATTATCAAAGATAAAAAGTATGAGCCAATTGCAGTGAGAGTTGATGAACCAATATCTGATCTTATTAAAAAATTTGAAGACTATGATCTTTCTGTAGTAGCTGTCGTCGATGATCAAGGAAGACTTCTTGGTCGTATTACATCAGATGATGTTATCGACCTCGTAGAAGACCAGGCAACTGAACAGATCTATAACTTGGCTGGTGTTGAAGATGAGGTTGAAGAAGAGGGCGATATCAAAGAGGTTACAAAAAAGCGTGCATGGTGGTTGCTTATAAACCTTGGTACCGCGATTTTAGCCTCTTTTGTTATTGGTCTTTTTGATGAGACGATTCAAAAGTACGTAGCTCTCGCAGTGCTCATGCCAATAGTTGCATCTATGGGTGGCAATGCAGGTACACAGACACTTACTGTTGTGGTACGTAAACTTGCTCTTGGAGAGATCGATTGGCAAAATGCAAAAAAAGCTCTCTTTCAAGAGACTTTCATATCATTGGCGAATGGCCTCATCTTTGCAGTGATAATGGGTGCGATAGCTTGGATATGGTTTGATGATAAGATGTTGGGAGTTGTCATTGCACTTGCTATGATTATTAACTTATTGGCAGCGGGATTTTTTGGGGCTATAATTCCACTCTTTTTGAAAAAAATCGGTCAAGACCCGGCAGTAGGAAGTAGTGTGCTTTTGACCACAGTAACTGATGTGGTAGGCTTTTTTGCATTTTTGGGTCTTGCAAAACTCATGTTGGTGCATTAA
- a CDS encoding agmatine deiminase family protein — MRLPAEWEEQKALLLAYPHKKSDWLPYLDEVREFYKEFISIVAHYQDVYLITQENLTFPPTKHNIKILKAQTNDTWVRDYGPITVFNNNTPKLLDFTFNGWGLKFPANYDNLVNRKLFYTKKIGFVLEGGSIDSNGDGVLLTTSKCLLEANRNPYLSKDEIEKQLKTFFGLKKVLWLNHGFLEGDDTDSHIDMLARFVNPHTITYITCDDREDMHYNALKKMEKELQSFGYDLVPLPFISPKIFDGERLPASYANFVIINGAVIMPTYKDPNDEEALKIFKKLFPTRDIIGLDASVLIRQHGSIHCSCMNLFKG, encoded by the coding sequence ATGAGACTCCCTGCAGAGTGGGAAGAGCAAAAGGCGCTTTTGCTTGCATATCCTCACAAAAAGAGCGATTGGCTGCCATATTTGGATGAAGTAAGAGAGTTTTACAAAGAGTTTATCTCCATTGTAGCTCACTATCAAGATGTCTATTTAATCACACAGGAAAATCTCACCTTTCCCCCAACTAAACATAATATAAAAATCCTCAAAGCCCAAACAAACGATACATGGGTACGAGACTACGGACCCATTACTGTTTTTAACAACAACACACCAAAACTTCTTGATTTTACATTCAATGGCTGGGGTCTGAAATTTCCAGCAAACTATGACAACCTTGTTAATAGAAAGCTTTTTTATACAAAAAAGATTGGTTTTGTATTAGAAGGGGGCAGTATCGATAGCAATGGAGATGGAGTTTTACTTACTACCTCAAAATGCCTTTTGGAAGCTAATAGAAATCCCTATCTATCAAAAGATGAAATTGAAAAGCAACTCAAAACCTTCTTTGGACTCAAAAAGGTTTTGTGGCTAAATCACGGCTTTTTGGAAGGAGATGATACTGATAGTCATATCGATATGTTAGCACGTTTTGTCAACCCCCACACAATCACTTATATAACATGTGATGATAGAGAGGATATGCATTATAATGCACTTAAAAAAATGGAGAAAGAGCTGCAAAGCTTTGGATATGACTTAGTGCCATTGCCTTTTATATCTCCAAAAATTTTTGATGGAGAGCGACTCCCAGCAAGCTACGCCAACTTTGTTATAATAAACGGTGCGGTAATAATGCCAACATACAAAGATCCAAATGATGAAGAGGCTCTAAAAATATTTAAAAAACTTTTTCCAACTCGTGATATCATTGGGCTTGATGCCTCAGTACTCATTCGCCAGCATGGCTCGATTCACTGTAGCTGTATGAATCTTTTTAAAGGATAG
- a CDS encoding metal ABC transporter ATP-binding protein, producing the protein MRSLAIDIRNLWFRYDKEYVLEDITAQIFDKEYIAIIGPNGGGKTTFLRLLAGLLQPTKGSITIYGKSPQEAQKFIGYLPQNVNFNLDMPLQAKDIILQGRLNPKKFRFNQKDYKKLEEIAAKLAIEEILERKISDLSGGQRQRVLLARALVTDPKILILDEPTASVDLQAQRQIYHILQELSITRLVVSHDINIILKGVDRVFYINRKLFIHDKPNIHIHSADEHFCEMDLFEELQKGCNV; encoded by the coding sequence GTGCGATCTTTGGCGATTGATATTCGCAATCTCTGGTTTCGCTACGATAAAGAGTATGTGCTTGAAGATATCACTGCACAGATCTTTGACAAAGAGTATATTGCAATCATTGGTCCCAATGGTGGAGGCAAGACTACATTCTTGCGTCTTTTAGCAGGACTACTCCAACCTACTAAAGGGAGCATCACTATCTATGGAAAATCTCCGCAAGAAGCACAAAAATTCATAGGATATCTTCCTCAAAATGTCAATTTCAATCTCGATATGCCCTTGCAGGCAAAAGATATAATACTCCAAGGAAGGCTCAATCCCAAAAAATTTCGCTTCAATCAAAAAGACTATAAAAAACTTGAAGAGATTGCAGCAAAACTTGCAATAGAAGAGATTTTAGAAAGAAAGATCAGCGATCTCTCAGGAGGACAACGACAAAGAGTGCTCCTTGCCCGGGCTCTTGTCACTGATCCAAAAATTCTTATCCTCGATGAGCCAACTGCATCAGTAGACCTACAAGCACAAAGGCAGATCTATCACATATTGCAAGAGCTCTCTATCACACGTCTTGTTGTAAGTCACGATATCAATATCATTCTCAAAGGTGTAGACAGAGTTTTCTATATAAATAGAAAACTCTTTATTCACGACAAACCTAATATCCATATTCATTCTGCAGATGAGCATTTTTGTGAAATGGATCTCTTTGAAGAGCTACAAAAGGGATGCAATGTTTAA
- a CDS encoding metal ABC transporter permease, with translation MFKFIHLFSNSITASLLLSIAIAIIGSVMLINRYNYLAASIAHGSYGGVGMALYFGISILFGATIFALILALIFAYLTYKSHRHVDVYISILWAVGMSIGIIFNDLTPGYHPDLLAYLFGDILLVPQSDLYYMFFVDVILIIYILMFYHHILAIAYDKEFAKTRGLPVGFLHTLTLILIAFTVVMSIRSIGLILVIALLSIPPFIAQKFTKNFASMIIVSGILGLIVQIVGLFIANTFDISATASIILVAALFFGLSIIKDRK, from the coding sequence ATGTTTAAGTTTATCCATCTCTTTTCCAACTCCATTACTGCTTCCCTGCTTTTAAGTATCGCTATTGCCATTATTGGCTCTGTGATGCTTATTAACCGCTACAACTACCTTGCAGCTAGTATCGCCCATGGAAGTTATGGGGGCGTAGGGATGGCACTCTACTTTGGAATCTCCATACTTTTTGGTGCTACGATTTTTGCCCTCATCCTTGCTCTCATTTTTGCCTATCTCACATATAAGTCCCATCGCCATGTGGATGTCTATATAAGTATTTTGTGGGCGGTAGGTATGAGTATAGGTATTATTTTTAATGACCTGACTCCCGGCTACCATCCAGACCTTTTGGCTTACCTTTTTGGTGATATTTTGCTTGTACCTCAAAGCGACTTATACTATATGTTTTTTGTAGATGTGATTCTTATCATTTATATACTGATGTTCTATCATCATATTCTTGCTATCGCTTATGATAAGGAGTTTGCAAAGACAAGAGGTTTGCCTGTTGGATTTTTGCATACTCTTACACTCATTCTCATCGCTTTTACAGTTGTTATGAGTATACGTTCAATAGGACTCATACTTGTTATAGCCCTTCTTAGTATCCCGCCATTTATCGCACAAAAATTCACCAAAAATTTCGCTTCCATGATAATAGTAAGTGGCATATTAGGTCTCATCGTTCAAATTGTTGGTCTTTTTATCGCCAATACTTTTGATATTTCAGCCACTGCCTCGATCATTCTTGTAGCTGCACTCTTTTTTGGATTGAGCATTATAAAGGATAGAAAATGA
- a CDS encoding peptidoglycan DD-metalloendopeptidase family protein yields MRKILLLSLFVVLLFAGKIRYEHWKQGQTLLGFLDAHGINAKLYYNLDGEDKELASEIRAGVKFIADYNGTQLLQALIPINEELQIHIFRKNGGYALDLIPIHYQKIHDKFGLAIHSSPYNAIVHNTKNLRLAHEFVAAFKHTVDFTRLHKGDKIAAIYDQKVRLGDFFGMPTLYAAMVQRDKRRYFVFNFEERFYDEKGQELERFLLVRPIPGARITSRFTLKRWHPVLHRYRAHLGVDFGARRGTPIRASGNGRVVFCGRKGGYGNCIIIDHGQGYKTLYAHMSRFRHGMRRGKHVKQGQIIGYVGSTGLSTGPHLHFGLYKNNRAINPLRVVRIAKSRLSGKKLRKFKKIVAKYKKELIECAKRECKPIVIEKVEQSSCQLQGGENAKG; encoded by the coding sequence ATGCGAAAGATACTTTTACTTTCTCTTTTTGTAGTGCTTCTCTTTGCTGGCAAAATCCGCTATGAACACTGGAAGCAGGGGCAGACTCTTTTAGGATTTTTAGATGCTCATGGGATCAACGCAAAGCTGTATTACAATCTAGATGGAGAAGACAAAGAGCTTGCCAGCGAAATCCGTGCCGGTGTCAAGTTTATTGCTGATTATAATGGGACGCAACTCTTACAAGCGCTCATTCCTATCAATGAAGAACTGCAGATCCATATCTTTCGTAAAAATGGAGGGTACGCCCTAGATCTCATACCTATACACTACCAAAAAATTCATGATAAGTTTGGGTTAGCAATTCATTCTAGTCCCTATAATGCAATAGTGCATAACACAAAAAATTTGCGCTTAGCACATGAGTTTGTAGCAGCATTTAAACATACTGTTGATTTTACGAGGCTGCACAAAGGCGACAAAATTGCTGCAATATATGATCAAAAAGTGCGCTTAGGCGACTTTTTTGGGATGCCAACACTCTATGCAGCAATGGTGCAACGTGACAAGAGGCGCTATTTTGTATTCAATTTTGAAGAGAGATTTTATGACGAGAAGGGACAAGAACTTGAGAGATTCCTTCTTGTGCGGCCAATTCCTGGAGCGCGAATAACTTCTAGATTTACTCTCAAGCGATGGCATCCAGTCTTGCATCGCTATAGAGCGCATTTAGGGGTCGATTTTGGAGCAAGACGAGGGACTCCCATACGTGCATCAGGAAATGGGCGTGTGGTGTTTTGTGGGCGTAAAGGGGGATATGGAAACTGTATCATCATCGATCATGGGCAAGGCTATAAAACTCTCTATGCACACATGTCGCGATTTCGCCATGGAATGCGAAGAGGCAAACATGTCAAACAGGGACAAATTATAGGCTATGTAGGTAGCACAGGTCTTAGTACTGGGCCGCATCTGCATTTTGGTCTATATAAAAACAATCGTGCAATCAATCCTTTGCGCGTAGTGAGGATTGCCAAGAGCCGTTTGAGTGGAAAGAAGCTGAGAAAATTTAAAAAAATCGTAGCAAAGTATAAAAAAGAGCTCATTGAGTGCGCCAAGAGAGAATGCAAACCTATCGTAATAGAAAAAGTTGAGCAAAGCAGCTGCCAATTGCAAGGAGGGGAAAATGCAAAAGGATGA
- a CDS encoding DUF4116 domain-containing protein has translation MNLILKFLKIIFKTFIGLLAVIIIIVGILSIKFDKNIDVCDKESFIEALEKKKQNQNGFVDYKIKICKDLQTNKNIFLNIVKNYSYALQYADDSLKKDKDVVLAAVKNYGDALKYADDSLKKDKDVVLAAVKHNSIFLEYADNSLKKDKNFMLNAVKSDAFSLIYADNSLKKDKDVVLAAVKNNGDALQYADNSLKKDKDVVLAAVKNNGDALQYADNSLKKDKDIVLAAVKNNGDALQYADNSLKKDKDVVLAAVKNNGDALQYADNSLKKDKDVVLIALNSHINAGSALEYADDSLKKDKVVVLIAVKHNGYVLQYADDSLKKDKDVVLAAVECNGEALQYADNSLKKDKDVVLAIVKSNGNALQYADNSLKKDKDVVLAAVKNFGASLKYADESLKKDKDFMLAAVKSNGYALQFADDSLKKDKDVVLAAVKDSKDALQYADDSLKKELEEKNK, from the coding sequence ATGAATTTAATTTTGAAATTTTTAAAAATCATTTTTAAAACCTTCATAGGCTTATTAGCAGTAATAATTATAATTGTAGGAATACTTTCAATAAAATTCGATAAAAACATAGATGTTTGTGATAAGGAAAGCTTTATAGAAGCACTAGAAAAAAAGAAACAAAATCAAAATGGTTTTGTTGATTATAAAATAAAAATATGTAAAGATCTACAAACCAACAAAAATATTTTTTTAAATATTGTAAAAAATTATAGCTATGCTTTGCAATATGCAGATGATTCACTAAAAAAAGATAAAGATGTAGTCCTGGCTGCTGTGAAAAACTATGGCGATGCTTTGAAATATGCGGATGACTCACTGAAAAAAGATAAAGATGTAGTCCTGGCTGCTGTGAAACATAATTCTATTTTTTTAGAATATGCAGATAATTCATTGAAAAAAGATAAAAATTTTATGCTTAACGCCGTGAAAAGTGATGCATTTTCTTTGATATATGCGGATAATTCACTGAAAAAAGATAAAGATGTAGTCCTGGCTGCTGTGAAAAATAATGGCGATGCTTTGCAATATGCAGATAATTCACTGAAAAAAGATAAAGATGTAGTCCTGGCTGCTGTGAAAAATAATGGCGATGCTTTGCAATATGCAGATAATTCACTGAAAAAAGATAAAGATATAGTCCTGGCTGCTGTGAAAAATAATGGCGATGCTTTGCAATATGCAGATAATTCACTGAAAAAAGATAAAGATGTAGTCCTGGCTGCTGTGAAAAATAATGGCGATGCTTTGCAATATGCAGATAATTCACTGAAAAAAGATAAAGATGTAGTCTTAATTGCACTTAATTCTCATATAAATGCTGGCTCTGCATTGGAATATGCGGATGACTCACTGAAAAAGGATAAAGTCGTAGTTCTGATTGCTGTGAAACATAATGGCTATGTATTGCAATATGCAGATGATTCACTGAAAAAGGATAAAGATGTAGTCCTGGCTGCTGTGGAATGTAATGGCGAAGCTTTGCAATATGCGGATAATTCATTGAAAAAAGATAAAGATGTAGTCCTGGCTATTGTGAAAAGCAATGGCAATGCTTTGCAATATGCAGATAATTCACTGAAAAAAGATAAAGATGTAGTTCTGGCTGCTGTGAAAAACTTTGGCGCCTCTCTGAAATATGCAGATGAGTCATTGAAAAAAGATAAAGATTTTATGTTGGCTGCTGTAAAAAGCAATGGCTATGCTTTACAATTTGCGGATGATTCATTGAAAAAAGATAAAGATGTAGTTCTGGCTGCTGTGAAAGATAGTAAAGATGCTTTACAGTATGCAGACGATTCATTAAAAAAAGAACTGGAAGAAAAAAATAAATAA
- a CDS encoding NUDIX hydrolase: MIKTIQPLKHPHFIKPVEIIYEQNGKEKRWEAVQAHDSVAVLLFHPQKDAFVLVKQFRPALAMQHGFAFSYELCAGIVDKDKSLEQIAIEEVEEETGYRVEKIEKITSFFTSVGFAGSKQTLFYAEVSKQVAPGGGIDDEVIEVVHLPVAKAKEFMYDESKPKTPGLLFALCWWFEQNSQ; encoded by the coding sequence ATGATCAAAACAATACAGCCTTTAAAACATCCACATTTTATCAAACCTGTTGAGATCATCTACGAGCAAAACGGGAAAGAGAAACGCTGGGAAGCAGTGCAGGCACACGATAGCGTAGCTGTGCTGCTTTTTCATCCACAAAAAGATGCTTTTGTGCTTGTCAAGCAGTTTCGCCCAGCTCTCGCTATGCAGCACGGTTTTGCGTTTAGTTATGAGTTGTGTGCTGGTATTGTGGATAAAGATAAAAGCTTGGAGCAAATAGCTATCGAAGAGGTAGAAGAAGAGACTGGCTACAGGGTAGAAAAAATTGAAAAGATTACTTCATTTTTTACTTCCGTTGGCTTTGCTGGATCGAAGCAGACTCTTTTTTATGCCGAAGTATCAAAACAGGTAGCTCCAGGTGGTGGTATAGATGATGAGGTGATCGAGGTAGTACATCTCCCAGTTGCAAAAGCAAAAGAGTTTATGTATGATGAGAGTAAGCCCAAGACTCCCGGGCTTTTGTTTGCTCTATGTTGGTGGTTTGAGCAAAACTCTCAATAA
- a CDS encoding carbon-nitrogen hydrolase, giving the protein MKVALIQQKYHGSKEATITKTLELIDKAKGIDLVVLQELHQGPYFCQSEDTSYFKLAATFEEDVAFWQKLSKTKDIVLVASLFEQRAPGLYHNTAVVFDKGKIAGMYRKMHIPDDPGFYEKFYFTPGDLGFEPVDTSIGRLGVLVCWDQWFPEAARIMALKGAEILVYPTAIGWFDEDSEDEKSRQLDAWITIQRSHAIANGLPLISVNRVGFEKDDSECLKGIRFWGNSFACGPQGEILIQADSKSEQVITCEIDMKRTKEVRDIWPFLRDRRIDAYGCLMQRFCQRSRIENKSNKEE; this is encoded by the coding sequence ATGAAAGTAGCTTTGATACAACAAAAATATCATGGTTCCAAAGAGGCCACAATAACAAAAACTCTCGAACTAATCGATAAAGCCAAAGGGATTGATCTGGTCGTACTTCAAGAGCTTCATCAAGGACCCTATTTTTGCCAAAGTGAAGATACTTCATATTTCAAGCTTGCTGCTACTTTTGAAGAAGATGTCGCCTTTTGGCAAAAACTCAGTAAGACAAAAGACATTGTGCTTGTTGCGAGTCTCTTTGAACAGAGGGCACCGGGACTTTATCATAATACGGCAGTTGTTTTTGACAAAGGTAAAATAGCAGGGATGTATCGGAAGATGCATATTCCAGATGACCCAGGATTTTATGAGAAATTCTATTTTACTCCAGGTGATCTTGGTTTTGAACCAGTCGATACATCGATAGGAAGACTTGGTGTGCTTGTGTGCTGGGATCAGTGGTTTCCTGAAGCCGCACGCATTATGGCGCTCAAAGGTGCAGAAATTCTCGTCTATCCTACAGCAATCGGATGGTTTGATGAAGATAGTGAAGATGAAAAATCTCGTCAACTGGATGCATGGATCACAATCCAACGCTCCCATGCCATTGCAAATGGCTTGCCACTTATCAGTGTCAATAGGGTAGGATTTGAAAAAGACGATAGTGAATGTCTCAAAGGCATTAGGTTTTGGGGCAATAGCTTTGCATGTGGACCACAAGGAGAGATTCTCATACAAGCTGATAGTAAAAGTGAACAAGTAATAACCTGTGAAATAGATATGAAACGCACAAAAGAAGTAAGAGACATCTGGCCATTTTTACGTGATCGCAGGATCGATGCCTATGGATGTCTCATGCAAAGATTTTGTCAAAGGAGTAGAATTGAAAATAAGTCCAATAAAGAAGAATGA
- a CDS encoding metal ABC transporter solute-binding protein, Zn/Mn family codes for MRLLFLLLFTLPLFAKELILVAILPQKYFVEQIANDKVEVKALVPKGASPATYSLKPSDLKAIKKASVYFTIGVPFERMWLDRIQSANPKLKIIDCGEYTKRFPLTHDGATHPDPHIWLAPNYAVQIVRKIAEELSFRDPKNADIYISNMQKLIAKIGTIDQKIFQMRLHSSIHSFLVYHPSFGYFAKVYHLRQIAIEHEGKEPKSQDLLKIIKIAKKEGIKTIFIEPQFPRKSAKFLAQRIGAKVVVIDPLAYEWDENIVKVARAIFGD; via the coding sequence ATGCGTTTACTCTTTTTGCTACTTTTTACACTACCTCTTTTTGCCAAAGAGCTGATACTTGTCGCGATCCTGCCACAAAAATATTTCGTCGAACAGATTGCCAATGACAAAGTCGAAGTCAAAGCGCTTGTCCCTAAAGGTGCTTCACCTGCCACCTATTCGCTCAAACCCTCAGATTTGAAAGCGATTAAAAAAGCTTCAGTCTATTTCACTATCGGAGTGCCGTTTGAGAGGATGTGGCTTGATCGCATCCAAAGTGCAAATCCCAAACTCAAAATCATCGACTGCGGAGAGTATACAAAACGCTTCCCTCTTACTCACGATGGAGCCACCCACCCAGATCCACATATCTGGCTTGCTCCAAATTATGCTGTGCAGATAGTGCGCAAAATCGCTGAGGAGCTTAGCTTTCGAGACCCTAAAAATGCTGATATTTATATATCTAATATGCAAAAATTGATAGCAAAAATTGGCACGATAGACCAAAAGATCTTCCAGATGCGCCTGCACTCTTCAATCCATAGCTTCCTTGTGTACCACCCATCTTTTGGCTATTTTGCAAAAGTCTACCATCTTCGACAAATAGCAATCGAACATGAAGGCAAAGAGCCAAAATCCCAAGACCTTCTAAAAATTATAAAAATAGCAAAAAAAGAGGGTATCAAAACAATCTTTATAGAGCCACAATTTCCACGCAAGAGTGCTAAGTTTCTAGCTCAGCGCATCGGTGCAAAAGTAGTCGTCATTGACCCTTTGGCATATGAGTGGGATGAAAATATTGTGAAGGTTGCCCGTGCGATCTTTGGCGATTGA